The following proteins are encoded in a genomic region of Caldicoprobacter guelmensis:
- a CDS encoding TRAP transporter substrate-binding protein, translating to MLKNTRVYIVAVLLVVFLASCVSASIAAQKGGASSGIVTNGEVIHLRLAHFFPATHPIETEVVSYWIKAVEQATGGRVRVTSYPGETLLRASDVYEGVINGIADIGLSCFSYNRGRFPVLEAFELPGITYKSSWVASKVAWEGVKILAPKEVGDTKLMMVFATGPGDLFTKVPVKTLKDLNGLEIRATGLSVKTLKSLGAVPIAMAQSETYQALAKGIVKGNLSPAEVLKGWKQGEVIKYLTKTPFLYNTLFYLTMNKGKWNSLPDDIKEAIMEVNERCFNDVAASLWDRQNEKAIRWAVDEMGIEIIELTGEEKDKWLDKVRSVQEEYISAVNDMGIDGQKVLNTVKQLGDKYNNQY from the coding sequence ATGTTAAAAAATACCAGAGTATATATAGTGGCAGTCTTGTTGGTAGTCTTTTTAGCTTCCTGCGTATCAGCCAGCATTGCCGCACAAAAAGGTGGAGCATCCAGCGGCATCGTGACAAATGGGGAGGTCATTCACCTGAGGCTGGCCCATTTTTTCCCCGCTACCCACCCGATAGAAACCGAAGTGGTGTCTTACTGGATAAAAGCGGTCGAACAGGCAACCGGCGGAAGGGTGAGGGTGACTAGCTATCCTGGTGAAACGCTGCTCAGGGCTTCAGATGTTTATGAGGGCGTCATAAACGGTATAGCTGATATTGGGCTGTCGTGCTTTTCGTACAACAGAGGGCGCTTCCCCGTTTTGGAGGCATTTGAGCTGCCGGGCATAACATACAAGAGCTCATGGGTGGCCAGCAAAGTAGCTTGGGAAGGAGTGAAAATCCTGGCGCCTAAGGAGGTTGGGGATACCAAGCTCATGATGGTATTTGCTACAGGTCCAGGGGACCTGTTTACAAAAGTGCCTGTTAAAACGTTGAAAGACCTCAATGGGTTAGAGATAAGGGCAACAGGGCTTAGCGTCAAGACCCTTAAATCATTAGGAGCTGTGCCTATTGCTATGGCGCAGTCTGAGACATACCAGGCTCTGGCTAAAGGTATAGTGAAGGGTAACCTCTCACCCGCCGAGGTGTTAAAAGGCTGGAAACAAGGAGAAGTTATAAAATATTTAACAAAAACGCCCTTCCTTTACAATACATTGTTTTATCTAACCATGAACAAAGGAAAGTGGAATTCGTTGCCCGATGACATTAAGGAGGCAATAATGGAGGTCAATGAACGTTGTTTTAATGATGTAGCTGCCAGTCTGTGGGATAGGCAAAATGAAAAGGCTATCAGGTGGGCTGTAGATGAGATGGGTATAGAAATAATTGAGCTTACTGGTGAGGAAAAGGATAAATGGCTGGATAAGGTGCGGTCTGTACAGGAGGAATATATCAGTGCTGTAAATGATATGGGCATCGATGGTCAAAAAGTGCTTAACACAGTTAAACAGCTAGGTGATAAGTACAATAACCAGTATTGA